The Xenopus laevis strain J_2021 chromosome 5L, Xenopus_laevis_v10.1, whole genome shotgun sequence genome has a segment encoding these proteins:
- the LOC121393720 gene encoding NADH dehydrogenase [ubiquinone] 1 alpha subcomplex assembly factor 4-like translates to MGLNLTRALRNFNLENRAHGLIGKEKPRPAPSHPKTEDALRATKTHHPDIEDKIRNKDNLLLTRLKEVYVDSSDPSSEVQTKESASAQEELRLPKLIVNRESLMDLDVESIPKGKISVLEALTLLNNHKNSPEIWTAKKISEDYHLDSKNTQALLEYFIPFNVKIIPPKDKKQITDS, encoded by the exons ATGGGGCTAAACTTAACACGAGCACTACGCAACTTTAACCTTGAAAATCGGGCTCATGGGCTTATTGGCAAGGAGAAGCCAAGGCCTGCACCCTCCCACCCGAAAACAGAGGATGCACTGAGGGCAACCAAAACAC atCACCCAGACATTGAAGATAAAATCCGTAACAAAGATAATCTGCTTCTGACAAGGCTGAAAGAAGTTTATGTTGACTCCAGTGACCCATCTTCTGAG GTACAAACCAAAGAGAGTGCATCTGCGCAAGAAGAGCTAAGACTTCCAAAACTCATTGTGAATCGAGAGTCCCTTATGGATCTGGATGTAGAGAGTATTCCTAAAGGAAAGATTTCTGTGCTTGAGGCACTGACACTTCTCAACAACCATaaaaattctccagaaatctGGACTGCTAAGAAAATATCAGAAGACTACCACTTAGACTCCAAGAATACCCAGGCACTGCTGGAATACTTTATACCTTTCAACGTGAAAATCATTCCACCCAAAGACAAGAAGCAAATTACAGACTCGTAG